The DNA sequence CCGTCCCCTCCGCGGCATCCGTCACCCCGCTGTCGGATCGGGCTCCCGGCCGCGTCGTGATGCTGAACCGGCTCGCGCCCGGCAAGCGGGTGGACCACGCGATCCGCGCGTTCGCGGCCGTCGTGGCAGAGGTGCCGGGCGCGACCCTCGACGTCTTCGGCGAGGGCGCCGAGCATGCGTCGCTGCAGGCGCTGATCGACGAGCTCGGACTCGACGCGCACGTCGCTCTGCGCGGGCTGACCGAGGACCCGGGCCGTGAGCTGGATGCGGCATCCGTGTTCCTGTCCACCTCCGCGTTCGAGGGGCAGGGGCTCTCGATCGCCGAGTCGCTCGCGCACGGGTGCCCGGTCGTCGCCTACGACGTGCGGTACGGGCCCCGCGACCTGCTGGCCTCGGGCGGCGGCGTGCTCGTTCCGGATGCCGACATCGACGCCCTCGCCGGCGCACTCGTCGAGGTGCTCGGTGACGTGGAGCGACGTGCGCGGCTCTCCGCGGAAGCGGTGGTCGCCGCCCGCGCCGTCGACCCCGCGCACGCGATGACCTCGCTCGCGCAGGCGGTGCACGACGTCCTGGGGCGCCCCTCCCGGAGGACGTGACCGGAACATCGGGGAAACCCCGGGGGAATCAGGGGGATCGAACCGCCCAGGCTGCCGCGCGGAGCGGATATCGTGACCTCATGCGGGCCATCGTCGTCGGGAGCGGGTTCGGCGGTCTCGCCGCGGCCATCCGCCTGGCGGCCGCCGGTCATGAGGTGACCGTGCTCGAGAAGCGCGAACGCATCGGCGGACGGGCGTACCTGTACGAACTGGACGGCTTCCGCTTCGACGGGGGGCCCACCGTGCTGACGGCGCCGTTCATGTTCGAGGAGCTGTTCGCGCTCGCCGGGGAGAAGCTCGAGGACCACGTCCGGCTCGTGCCGCTGGACCCGTTCTACCGAGCCTTCGATGCGGACGGCGCGCACTTCGACTTCCACGCGGACGCCGAGCGGATGCGGGAGGAGGTCGCGCGCCGCAGTCCGGCCGACGCGGCGGGCTACACGCGGCTGAGCGGCCGGATCAGCCGCATCTTCGACGCGTTCTACCCCTACACCGAGCGCCCGATGATGCAGCTGCACGTCATGCTGCGGATGCTGCCCTTCCTGCTGCGCCATCGTGCGGCGCTCGGCGTCCAGCGTCTGGTCGACGCCTGCATCCGCGATCCCTTCCTGCGCCGCGCGCTCGCCTTCCACCCGTTGCTGATCGGCGGTCACCCCGCGCACACGCCCGCGCTCTACGCGCTCATCGTCGAGTTCGAACGTCGCTGGGGCGTGCACTACGCGGTGGGCGGCACGGCGGCGATCGTCGACGCGCTCGGCGGGCTCCTCGAGCGCCTGGGCGGCCGCATCGAGTGCGGTGCGGAGGTGGAGCGGATCCTCACCGACGGCGGACGGGTGCGGGGTGTCCGGCTCGCCGACGGCAGTACGAGGGATGCCGACATCGTCGTCTCGAACGCGGATCCCGGTTTCACGTACGAGGCGCTGCTCGGTCCGTCCCGCGGCCTGGCCGCGCGACGGGCCAAGGCCGCGCGCCCCAGCATGTCGCTGCACGTCCTGTATTTCGGCGCCGATCGGACCTGGCCCGAGACGCCGCTGGCGCACCACAACCTCCTGCTCGGCGGGGACTCGCGACACGTCCTGGACCGCGTGTTCCGCCGCCCCCGCCGCACCGCCGGCAGGGAGCAGCTCGCCGCCGACGACCTGTTCCTCTATGTGCACCTGCCGACGCGCACCGACCGCTCGATCGCCCCCGAGGGCTGCGAGGCGATGTACGTGCTCGTCGCCGCGCCGCCGTTGCGGGATGCCGAGCACATCAGCCCCGAGACGGCGCGGGACGTGCGCGACATCGTCGTGCAGGTGCTGGACGAACGCTACCTGCCGGGACTGAAAGACCACCTCGTCGTCGAGCACGCGATCGGACCCGAGCACTTCCGCGACGTCCTGAACACCCCCCACGGCGCGGCGTTCTCCCTGCAGCCGACGCTCTTCCAGTCCGGCTGGTTCCGGCCGCACAACCGCTCGCCGCGGGTGCAGGGGCTCTATCTCGTGGGAGCCGGGACGCACCCGGGGGCGGGCATCCCCGCCGTGCTCGCGTCGGGCAAAATCGCCGCCGATCTCGTCGCCCGCGACGCGACCGCGCGGCGCCCGGCCGTCCGGACGGCGGCCGCGCGATGACGGCGACGTACGCCGCCGCCGGCTTCGGGGAGAGCCCCGAGGTCGCTCTCGACGACGTTCCGGTGACCGGTGCGCTGCCGACGTGGCTCACCGGGTCTCTGCTGCGCAACGGCCCCGGCACCTTCCAGGTCGGCGACCGCCGATACCGGCACTGGTTCGACGGGCTCGCGATGCTGCACCGGTTCACGATCTCGGACGGTCGCGTCTCCTACGCCAACAGGTTCCTCGAGACCGAGTCGTACCGGGCCGCACGCGAGGAGGGACGCATCGCGTTCCCCGAGTTCGCCACGGACCCCTGCCGCTCGCTGTTCGCCCGCGCGATGGCTGTCTTCGACCCGCAGGCCACCGACAGCGCGAAGGTCAACATCGCCCGGGTCGCCGAGCACTACCTCGCGCTCGCCGAGACGCCGATCCAGGTGGAGTTCGATCCCGAGACCCTCCGCACCGTCGGGGTGACCGGGTGGGACCGCTCGAACTTCGGTCGCATGACGACCGTGCATCCGCACCTCGACGAGGAGCGTCACGAGGCGATCAACCTGGTCACCCGCTACGGAGCCCTGAGCACGTACGTCTTCCGGCGCGTCGACACGACCGACCCGGGTCTGCTCGAGGGCACGACGTTCGCGAGCCGGGCCGTGGGGGAGCCGTCCTACATCCACTCGTTCGGGATGTCCGAGAAGCACGTGATCCTCGTGGAGTTCCCTCTCGTCGTGAACCCCGTGTCGCTGCTGCTCTGGCTGAAGCCCTACATCGAGAACTTCCGGTGGAAGCCGAACCGGGGGACCCGCATCCACGTGTTCGATCGGGCGACCGGGAAGCACGTGAAATCCGCGACCGCCGATCCGTTCTTCGCGTTCCACCACGTGAACGCGTACGACGACGGCGACGATGTGGTCGTCGACCTCGTCGCGTACGACGACGCATCGGTCATCCAGTCCTTCTACCTGCACCGGCTCGAGGATCCCGATGTGCAGATCCCGCCGGGGACGCTGCGGCGGCTGCGGGTGCCCCTGGGCGGCGCGACCGGTCGCCTGCACGCCGAGGTGATCTCGCCGACCGGGATCGAGCTGCCGAGCATCGACTATGCGCGACGCAACACCAGCCCGGAGCTGCGCTACGTGTACGGCGTCGGTGTGCGCGGTGAGCGCGGCTTCTACGACCGGCTCGTGAAGATCGACGTCGCCGAGCGCTCGACGGCGTCGTGGTCGGAGGAGGGGTGCTATCCGGGTGAGGGCGTGTTCGTCGGGCGTCCGGGACGCGAGGTCGAGGATGACGGCGTAGTGCTCTCGGTCGTGCTGGACGCCGCCCGCGGAACGTCGTTCCTCCTCGTGCTGGATGCCGCGACCTTCACCGAGATCGCACGGGCCGAGCTCCCGCATCCGGTCCTGCTCGGCTATCACGGCCAGTTCTACGGCGACCTGCGTCCCGCCCACGGGTCGTAGTCGGCGATCAGCTCCTCCTGTGCGGGGCGCTCACCCTCGGGCACGTGCTGCAGGTTGACGCGCACCCGATACCAGAGCGAACTCGACCCGCGCATGCCGTCGACGAGTTCATCGGCGGGGTGCAGCAGAGCGGCGGCGGCCGGATGCCGGTCCCGCCACTCCCGCAGGGCGTCGAGCGCCTCGGGCTTGGTCTTCGTGCGCGCGATCTCGATGAGCGGCATCGTGGACTGCCGCCGCCCGTCGCCGTCGCCCGCACGCGGCGGCTTCTCAGCCGGCCCCAGTTCGTCGGCGAGGGCCAGGAGCCCCTCGAGGGAGCCGATCGCGTCGTCGATCCCCTCGTGCGGGTCGCCGATCTCGGCGAAGCGCGCCGGGACCGTGAGCGCGGTGAACTCCTCGGGTCTGCGGCTGCCCACCTCGTCCCAGCGCAGGGGAGTGGAGACCCGGGCATCGGGCAGCGGGCGGATCGAATAGGCCGACGCCACGGTGCGGTCCTTCGCGTTCTGGTTGAAGTCCACGAACACGCTCTCGCCGCGCTCCTCCTTCCACCACCGCGCGGTCGCGAGTCCCGGCGCGCGGTTCTCGATCTCGCGGGCGAGGGTCTCGGCCGCGAGGCGCACCTGGCGGAAGTCCCACCGCGGCGCGATGCGGACGAGGATGTGCAGGCCGCGGGAACCGCTCGTCTTCGGCCAGCCGACGAGTCCCATATCTTCGAGCACGTCGCGGGCGATCATCGCGACGTCGACGATCTGCGCCCAGTCGACGCCGGGCATCGGGTCGAGGTCGACCCGGAGCTCGTCGGGGTGGTCGAGGTCCTCGGCGCGCACCGGGTGCGGGTTCAGGTCGAGGCAGCCGAGGTTGACGACCCACGCGAGACCGGCGGCGTCTCGGATCACGGTCTCCTCCGCCGATGTGCCGCGGGCGTAGTGGAGCGTCGCGGTGTCGATGAAGTCCGGGTGGCTCTCGGGAACGCGCTTCTGGAAGAACGCCTCCTGCTCGATGCCCTTCACGAAGCGCTTGAGCACCATCGGCCGGCCTCCCGCTCCGCGCAGCGCTCCCGATGCGACGGCGAGGAAGTAGCGGACGACGTCGAGCTTCGTGAGGCCCGGCGCGGGGAACACGATCTTGTCGGGGCTCGAGATCCGCACGGGCGTGCCGTCGATCTCGAGCATGGTCTCTTTGCGTGCCGCCACCTTCGCCACGCTAGCGGCGGCGGGCACCCCGGGACAGGGTCTTGACGCCGGAAAGCCGAAAGCCCGGCGCATCCGAGGATGTACCGGGCTTTCGAGGATCGGAACTAGTTGCTGCCGCGCAGGATCGCGAGGATGCGCAGGATCTCGACGTACAGCCACACGACGGTGACCATGATGCCGAAGGCGCCCAGCCAGGCGTACTGGCGGGGGGCGCCGTTGCGGACACCCTGCTGGATCTGGTCGAAGTCGAGGACGAGCGAGTAGGCCGCCATGATGACGACGAAGATGCCGATGATCAGGCCCAGCGGAATGCCCATGAACGTCTGGCTCAGCAGGCCGAACGCGCCGCCCGCGATCGGCACGTTGAAGAGCATGAGGCCGATGTTGATGAGCGAGAACACGAGGTATCCGATCATCGCGATCATGAAGACCTTCGTCGCGCGCTTGGAGGCGCGCACCTTGCCGCTCGCGAACAGAGCCAGGGTGACGCCGACGACGGTGAGGGTC is a window from the Microbacterium lacus genome containing:
- the crtI gene encoding phytoene desaturase family protein, giving the protein MRAIVVGSGFGGLAAAIRLAAAGHEVTVLEKRERIGGRAYLYELDGFRFDGGPTVLTAPFMFEELFALAGEKLEDHVRLVPLDPFYRAFDADGAHFDFHADAERMREEVARRSPADAAGYTRLSGRISRIFDAFYPYTERPMMQLHVMLRMLPFLLRHRAALGVQRLVDACIRDPFLRRALAFHPLLIGGHPAHTPALYALIVEFERRWGVHYAVGGTAAIVDALGGLLERLGGRIECGAEVERILTDGGRVRGVRLADGSTRDADIVVSNADPGFTYEALLGPSRGLAARRAKAARPSMSLHVLYFGADRTWPETPLAHHNLLLGGDSRHVLDRVFRRPRRTAGREQLAADDLFLYVHLPTRTDRSIAPEGCEAMYVLVAAPPLRDAEHISPETARDVRDIVVQVLDERYLPGLKDHLVVEHAIGPEHFRDVLNTPHGAAFSLQPTLFQSGWFRPHNRSPRVQGLYLVGAGTHPGAGIPAVLASGKIAADLVARDATARRPAVRTAAAR
- a CDS encoding carotenoid oxygenase family protein gives rise to the protein MTATYAAAGFGESPEVALDDVPVTGALPTWLTGSLLRNGPGTFQVGDRRYRHWFDGLAMLHRFTISDGRVSYANRFLETESYRAAREEGRIAFPEFATDPCRSLFARAMAVFDPQATDSAKVNIARVAEHYLALAETPIQVEFDPETLRTVGVTGWDRSNFGRMTTVHPHLDEERHEAINLVTRYGALSTYVFRRVDTTDPGLLEGTTFASRAVGEPSYIHSFGMSEKHVILVEFPLVVNPVSLLLWLKPYIENFRWKPNRGTRIHVFDRATGKHVKSATADPFFAFHHVNAYDDGDDVVVDLVAYDDASVIQSFYLHRLEDPDVQIPPGTLRRLRVPLGGATGRLHAEVISPTGIELPSIDYARRNTSPELRYVYGVGVRGERGFYDRLVKIDVAERSTASWSEEGCYPGEGVFVGRPGREVEDDGVVLSVVLDAARGTSFLLVLDAATFTEIARAELPHPVLLGYHGQFYGDLRPAHGS
- the ligD gene encoding non-homologous end-joining DNA ligase, producing MLEIDGTPVRISSPDKIVFPAPGLTKLDVVRYFLAVASGALRGAGGRPMVLKRFVKGIEQEAFFQKRVPESHPDFIDTATLHYARGTSAEETVIRDAAGLAWVVNLGCLDLNPHPVRAEDLDHPDELRVDLDPMPGVDWAQIVDVAMIARDVLEDMGLVGWPKTSGSRGLHILVRIAPRWDFRQVRLAAETLAREIENRAPGLATARWWKEERGESVFVDFNQNAKDRTVASAYSIRPLPDARVSTPLRWDEVGSRRPEEFTALTVPARFAEIGDPHEGIDDAIGSLEGLLALADELGPAEKPPRAGDGDGRRQSTMPLIEIARTKTKPEALDALREWRDRHPAAAALLHPADELVDGMRGSSSLWYRVRVNLQHVPEGERPAQEELIADYDPWAGRRSP